From the genome of Chania multitudinisentens RB-25, one region includes:
- a CDS encoding DUF1454 family protein, with translation MLRKIIAVACLLAGINSAWADPPDAVVGASPNAPYLLAGAPTFDLTVVQFREKYNRANPTLPIGEFRTIASKEDDSPLLTRAASKLNENLYASTALEKGTGKIKTLQMTHLPLQGNEEKTARAMSVNYMAALMRQFDPVLTVEESIIKVNELLEKGKGQPFYQYQVGAIRYVIADNGDKGITFAVEPIKLSLSEP, from the coding sequence ATGCTGAGAAAAATCATTGCCGTTGCCTGCCTGTTAGCCGGTATCAACAGTGCCTGGGCCGATCCACCCGATGCCGTTGTCGGAGCCTCGCCGAACGCACCTTATCTGCTGGCCGGCGCGCCGACATTTGATCTCACGGTGGTGCAATTCCGCGAAAAATACAATCGCGCTAACCCGACATTACCCATCGGTGAATTCAGAACCATTGCCTCTAAAGAAGACGACTCTCCTCTGCTGACTCGAGCTGCCAGCAAACTTAACGAAAATCTGTATGCCTCTACAGCCTTGGAAAAAGGCACCGGTAAAATCAAAACGCTGCAAATGACCCATTTACCTTTGCAGGGGAATGAAGAAAAAACCGCACGTGCGATGTCAGTCAATTATATGGCCGCCCTGATGCGCCAATTCGACCCCGTGCTGACGGTGGAAGAAAGCATTATCAAGGTGAATGAACTGTTGGAAAAAGGCAAAGGTCAGCCCTTTTATCAATATCAAGTTGGCGCAATACGCTATGTGATCGCAGATAACGGTGATAAAGGCATAACTTTCGCAGTTGAACCGATTAAGCTGTCGCTATCTGAACCCTGA
- a CDS encoding DUF805 domain-containing protein yields the protein MTLQQWCFSFKGRIGRRDFLIWMGVWLGLMAGAFTLANYKLVAIQSIAFFIVILLWPTAAVLVKRLHDRDKAGWWGLLLILAWMLAAGNWQMLAPIWQWGIGRFIPSLILVMMALDLGAFVGTPGENRFGPEAEPVRFR from the coding sequence ATGACTTTACAGCAATGGTGCTTTTCATTTAAAGGCCGCATCGGGCGGCGTGATTTCCTGATTTGGATGGGGGTCTGGCTGGGGCTGATGGCCGGGGCTTTTACATTGGCCAATTACAAACTGGTGGCGATCCAGTCTATTGCTTTTTTTATTGTAATACTGTTGTGGCCAACGGCGGCGGTGTTGGTGAAACGCTTGCACGATCGCGACAAAGCGGGTTGGTGGGGATTATTGCTGATCCTGGCATGGATGCTGGCGGCGGGAAATTGGCAGATGCTAGCACCGATCTGGCAATGGGGGATCGGGCGTTTTATCCCGTCGCTGATTCTGGTGATGATGGCCCTCGATCTTGGGGCTTTTGTCGGTACGCCGGGGGAGAACCGATTCGGCCCAGAGGCTGAGCCGGTAAGGTTCCGCTGA
- the fpr gene encoding ferredoxin--NADP(+) reductase, producing MAEWVHGKVTRIEYWTDGLFSLTLHAPIDHFSAGQFAKLALEIDGERIQRAYSYVNAPSDPNLEFYLVTVPEGKLSPRLSQLQPGAEVMITKEAAGFFVLEEVPDCDTLWMLATGTAIGPYLSILQAGKDLERFNNLVLVHAARFANDLSYLPLMQQLQQRYNGKLRIQTVVSREEVAGSLTGRVPALIENGQLEAAVGLPLNAETSHVMLCGNPQMVRDTQQTLKEHHQMRKHLRRKPGHITSEHYW from the coding sequence ATGGCAGAGTGGGTTCATGGCAAAGTCACACGGATAGAATATTGGACGGACGGGCTATTCAGCCTCACTCTCCACGCCCCGATTGACCATTTCAGCGCCGGGCAGTTTGCCAAACTGGCGCTGGAAATCGACGGTGAACGCATTCAGCGTGCCTATTCTTATGTCAACGCCCCTAGCGATCCCAACCTGGAGTTCTATCTGGTCACCGTGCCGGAAGGCAAACTCAGCCCAAGGCTCAGCCAGTTACAGCCGGGTGCGGAAGTGATGATCACCAAAGAGGCCGCCGGTTTCTTTGTGCTGGAAGAGGTGCCGGATTGTGACACGCTGTGGATGCTGGCCACCGGAACCGCCATCGGCCCCTATTTGTCGATCCTGCAAGCAGGCAAAGATCTGGAGCGCTTCAATAATCTGGTGTTGGTGCATGCCGCACGCTTTGCAAACGATCTCAGCTACTTACCGCTGATGCAGCAACTGCAACAGCGTTATAACGGTAAATTACGCATTCAAACCGTGGTCAGCCGCGAAGAAGTGGCCGGATCGTTAACCGGCCGCGTCCCTGCGTTGATCGAGAATGGGCAGTTGGAAGCCGCCGTGGGTCTGCCACTCAATGCCGAAACCAGCCATGTCATGCTGTGTGGTAACCCGCAGATGGTGCGTGACACCCAGCAAACGCTGAAAGAACACCACCAGATGCGCAAGCATTTGCGCCGTAAACCCGGGCACATCACCAGTGAGCATTACTGGTAA
- a CDS encoding helix-turn-helix transcriptional regulator, with protein sequence MKTPELILLQLKTLGPHSAKMLAERLEITPMGIRQHLQSLEKRELVCYEETRSKVGRPTRYWSLTQQGHAQFADGHARLSKVLLESAHDLFGTEGVEKLIRAREEKLYHRYADELAEEADHLGQLACLVRLRQQDGYMAELQEHPQGMLLIENHCPINVAANSCSTLCNSELQLFHRLLGNDYRIERTAHAISGSRHCAYLIRPREH encoded by the coding sequence ATGAAAACACCTGAGCTGATTTTATTGCAGTTAAAAACCTTGGGTCCTCACTCTGCCAAAATGCTGGCCGAACGGCTTGAGATCACGCCGATGGGTATCCGCCAACATCTACAATCTCTGGAAAAACGTGAGTTGGTTTGTTACGAGGAAACGCGCTCTAAGGTAGGCCGCCCAACGCGTTATTGGTCGCTCACTCAGCAGGGCCATGCCCAGTTTGCCGATGGCCATGCCCGGCTTTCGAAAGTTTTGCTGGAGTCAGCGCATGATTTGTTTGGGACTGAAGGTGTAGAAAAACTGATTCGTGCGCGAGAGGAAAAACTCTATCACCGCTATGCTGATGAGCTGGCGGAAGAAGCAGATCATCTCGGCCAGCTTGCCTGCCTGGTACGCCTGCGCCAGCAAGATGGCTATATGGCGGAACTACAGGAACATCCTCAAGGTATGTTACTGATAGAAAACCACTGCCCTATCAACGTGGCCGCCAATAGCTGTAGCACCTTATGTAACTCGGAATTACAGCTTTTCCATCGCCTGTTAGGCAATGATTACCGGATCGAGCGCACGGCGCATGCTATTTCCGGTTCACGACATTGTGCCTATTTGATTCGACCAAGGGAGCATTGA
- the glpX gene encoding class II fructose-bisphosphatase, with translation MKRELAIEFSRVTEAAALAGYKWLGRGDKNAADGAAVNAMRIMLNKVDINGRIVIGEGEIDEAPMLYIGEQVGTGQGDAVDIAVDPIEGTRMTAMGQSNALAVLAVGDRGTFLHAPDMYMEKLVVGPQARGVIDLNLPLAENLHNIAVSLGKPLAELTVITLAKPRHDAVIAQMQQLGVKVFAIPDGDVAASILTCMPDSEVDVMYGIGGAPEGVVSAAVIRALDGDMQARLLPRHQVKDDNEENRRIGEQELARCKEMGIEAGKVLVLDEMARNDNVIFSATGITKGDLLEGITRKGNMATTETLLIRGKSRTIRRIRSTHYLDRKDAALHEFLL, from the coding sequence ATGAAACGTGAATTAGCCATCGAATTTTCCCGCGTTACCGAAGCCGCCGCTCTGGCGGGTTACAAGTGGTTAGGCCGCGGCGACAAAAATGCTGCTGATGGTGCCGCCGTCAATGCCATGCGCATTATGCTCAATAAAGTGGATATCAATGGCCGTATTGTGATCGGTGAAGGCGAGATTGATGAAGCCCCAATGCTGTACATCGGTGAGCAAGTCGGGACTGGCCAGGGTGATGCCGTCGATATCGCTGTCGATCCCATCGAAGGTACCCGAATGACCGCCATGGGCCAATCCAACGCACTGGCAGTGCTGGCGGTGGGCGATCGTGGCACTTTCCTGCACGCGCCTGATATGTATATGGAGAAGCTGGTGGTTGGCCCACAGGCGCGTGGCGTTATCGACCTCAACCTGCCGCTGGCAGAAAACCTGCACAACATCGCGGTAAGTCTGGGAAAACCGCTGGCAGAACTGACGGTGATCACTCTGGCAAAACCGCGCCACGACGCGGTGATCGCCCAGATGCAGCAGCTTGGCGTGAAAGTATTCGCTATCCCTGACGGCGACGTCGCGGCCTCTATTCTGACCTGTATGCCGGACAGTGAAGTAGATGTGATGTACGGCATTGGCGGCGCACCGGAAGGTGTGGTGTCTGCCGCGGTGATCCGCGCCCTGGACGGCGATATGCAGGCCAGACTACTGCCACGCCATCAGGTAAAGGACGATAACGAAGAAAATCGCCGTATTGGTGAACAGGAATTGGCTCGTTGCAAAGAGATGGGCATCGAAGCGGGTAAGGTGCTGGTTTTGGATGAAATGGCACGCAACGATAACGTGATCTTTTCTGCGACCGGCATCACCAAAGGCGATCTGCTGGAAGGCATTACCCGCAAAGGCAACATGGCCACCACCGAAACTCTGCTGATCCGCGGTAAATCACGCACCATTCGCCGCATCCGCTCAACCCACTATTTGGATCGTAAAGACGCCGCACTGCACGAATTTCTTCTGTAA
- the glpK gene encoding glycerol kinase GlpK — translation MTTEKYIVALDQGTTSSRAVVLDHDANIVAVSQREFTQIYPKPGWVEHDPMEIWSSQSSTLVEVLAKADISSDQIAGIGITNQRETTIVWEKETGKPIYNAIVWQCRRTAEICEKLKRDGLEEYIRHNTGLVVDPYFSGTKVKWILDHVEGARERAKRGELLFGTVDTWLVWKMTQGRVHVTDYTNASRTMMFNIHELDWDERMLEVLDIPRAMLPQVRPSSEVYGQTNIGGKGGTRIPIAGIAGDQQAALYGQLCVQPGMAKNTYGTGCFLLMNTGSQAVRSRHGLLTTIACGPRGEVNYALEGAVFIGGASIQWLRDELKLISDAADSEYFATKVKDSNGVYVVPAFTGLGAPYWDPYARGAIFGLTRGVNSNHIIRATLESIAYQTRDVLDAMQADANTRLQSLRVDGGAVANNFLMQFQSDILGTRVERPEVREVTALGAAYLAGLAIGYWNDLDEVKSKASIEREFRPGIETTERNYRYSGWKKAVARAQAWEDHD, via the coding sequence ATGACAACAGAAAAATACATTGTCGCTCTCGATCAGGGAACAACCAGTTCACGTGCCGTAGTACTTGATCACGATGCTAACATTGTTGCGGTATCACAGCGTGAATTTACGCAAATCTACCCAAAACCCGGCTGGGTAGAACATGATCCAATGGAGATCTGGTCCTCACAGAGTTCCACGCTAGTCGAGGTGCTAGCCAAAGCCGATATCAGTTCTGATCAGATCGCCGGTATCGGTATTACCAACCAGCGCGAAACCACCATCGTCTGGGAAAAAGAGACCGGCAAGCCGATTTATAACGCCATCGTCTGGCAATGCCGCCGTACTGCGGAAATTTGCGAAAAACTCAAACGTGATGGATTGGAAGAATACATCCGTCACAACACTGGTTTGGTGGTTGATCCGTATTTCTCTGGTACCAAAGTCAAATGGATCCTCGATCACGTTGAAGGCGCCCGTGAACGCGCCAAACGCGGCGAGCTGCTGTTCGGTACCGTTGACACCTGGCTGGTATGGAAGATGACGCAAGGCCGGGTACACGTCACCGATTACACCAATGCCTCGCGCACCATGATGTTCAACATTCATGAGCTAGATTGGGATGAGCGGATGCTGGAAGTGCTGGATATCCCACGCGCCATGCTGCCGCAAGTACGCCCATCTTCTGAAGTGTACGGCCAGACCAACATCGGCGGTAAAGGTGGTACGCGTATTCCGATCGCCGGGATCGCCGGTGACCAGCAGGCAGCGCTGTATGGCCAGCTCTGCGTTCAACCAGGCATGGCGAAAAACACCTACGGTACGGGCTGTTTCTTGCTGATGAACACGGGTAGCCAAGCCGTGCGTTCCCGCCATGGCCTGCTCACCACTATCGCCTGCGGTCCGCGGGGTGAAGTGAATTATGCGCTGGAAGGCGCGGTGTTTATCGGTGGTGCTTCTATCCAATGGCTGCGCGATGAGTTGAAACTGATCAGCGATGCCGCCGACTCCGAATATTTTGCTACCAAGGTAAAAGACAGTAACGGCGTGTATGTAGTACCTGCCTTCACCGGCCTGGGCGCCCCCTACTGGGACCCATATGCCCGTGGTGCGATCTTTGGCCTGACGCGCGGCGTGAACAGTAACCACATTATTCGCGCTACGCTGGAATCCATCGCTTACCAGACTCGCGACGTGCTGGATGCCATGCAGGCCGATGCCAATACCCGTCTGCAATCGCTGCGTGTAGACGGTGGCGCGGTGGCTAACAACTTCCTGATGCAGTTTCAGTCCGACATCCTCGGCACCCGTGTTGAGCGTCCTGAAGTACGTGAAGTCACAGCGTTGGGAGCGGCCTATCTGGCAGGCTTGGCAATTGGCTACTGGAACGATCTGGATGAAGTAAAAAGCAAAGCCAGCATTGAGCGTGAATTCCGCCCAGGCATCGAAACCACCGAGCGTAATTACCGTTACAGCGGCTGGAAAAAAGCCGTGGCCCGAGCGCAAGCGTGGGAAGATCACGACTAA
- a CDS encoding MIP/aquaporin family protein produces MSQTTSPTLKGQCIAEFLGTGLLIFFGVGCVAALKLAGANLGQWEISIIWGLGVAMAIYLTAAISGAHLNPAVTLTLWLFACFDGRKVLPYIVAQLVGAFCAAALVYGLYYNLFLDFETTHQMVRGSDESLALASIFSTYPNAHISVGQAFLVETVITAILMCLILALTDDGNGIPRGPLAPLLIGILIAVIGASMGPLTGFALNPARDFGPKLFAYLAGWGKVAFTGARDIPYFLVPILGPIIGAGLGAFGYRALIGRHLPCDVCAEEEQTAAKPEQRKA; encoded by the coding sequence ATGAGTCAAACCACCAGTCCGACCTTAAAAGGCCAGTGTATCGCGGAATTTCTCGGCACCGGCCTATTGATCTTCTTTGGCGTAGGCTGTGTTGCTGCGTTGAAACTGGCAGGTGCCAATCTCGGCCAGTGGGAAATCAGTATCATTTGGGGCCTGGGCGTCGCCATGGCTATCTATCTGACCGCAGCCATCTCCGGCGCACACTTGAATCCGGCTGTCACTCTCACTCTGTGGCTGTTCGCCTGCTTTGATGGACGCAAAGTACTCCCTTACATCGTTGCACAGCTTGTTGGTGCGTTTTGCGCCGCAGCATTGGTCTATGGATTGTATTACAACCTGTTTCTCGATTTCGAAACCACTCACCAGATGGTGCGTGGCAGCGATGAAAGCCTGGCGCTGGCCAGTATTTTCTCAACTTATCCCAATGCCCATATCTCTGTCGGCCAAGCCTTCCTGGTAGAAACCGTCATCACCGCCATTCTGATGTGCCTGATTTTGGCGCTGACTGACGACGGCAACGGCATTCCGCGTGGCCCGCTGGCACCATTACTGATTGGTATTCTGATTGCCGTTATCGGTGCCTCCATGGGACCATTGACCGGCTTCGCACTGAACCCGGCGCGCGACTTCGGCCCGAAACTGTTCGCTTATCTGGCGGGCTGGGGCAAAGTGGCCTTTACGGGGGCACGTGATATTCCCTACTTCCTGGTACCCATTCTGGGCCCCATCATTGGTGCGGGTCTAGGGGCTTTCGGTTACCGCGCTCTGATTGGCCGCCATCTGCCCTGCGACGTTTGCGCAGAGGAAGAGCAAACCGCTGCCAAACCAGAACAGCGTAAAGCATGA
- the zapB gene encoding septal ring assembly protein ZapB has protein sequence MSFEVFEKLEAKVQQAIDTITLLQMEIEELKEKNHSLSQEVHNAAGNHEALVRENQHLKEEQHAWQDRLRALLGKMEEV, from the coding sequence ATGTCATTTGAAGTATTTGAAAAACTGGAAGCAAAAGTTCAGCAGGCGATTGATACCATCACGTTGTTGCAGATGGAAATTGAAGAACTGAAAGAGAAGAACCACTCCCTGTCTCAGGAAGTTCATAATGCCGCGGGTAACCACGAAGCGCTGGTGCGTGAGAATCAGCACCTGAAAGAAGAGCAGCATGCATGGCAAGATCGCCTGCGCGCACTGCTGGGTAAAATGGAAGAAGTTTAA
- the rraA gene encoding ribonuclease E activity regulator RraA codes for MKYDTSELCDIYQEEVNVVEPLFSNFGGRTSFGGQITTVKCFEDNGLLFELLEENGRGRVLLIDGGGSVRRALINAELARLATQNEWEGIVVYGAVRQVDDLEELDIGIQAMAAIPVGATSEGIGESDIRVNFGGVTFFSGDHLYADNTGIILSEDPLDIE; via the coding sequence ATGAAATACGATACTTCCGAGCTTTGCGATATCTATCAAGAAGAGGTCAACGTCGTTGAACCTCTATTCTCTAACTTTGGCGGGCGTACTTCATTTGGCGGGCAAATCACGACGGTGAAATGCTTCGAAGATAACGGCCTGTTATTCGAACTGCTTGAAGAGAATGGTCGTGGCCGCGTCTTGCTGATCGACGGGGGTGGCTCTGTCCGCCGTGCCTTGATCAACGCTGAACTGGCCCGCTTGGCAACCCAGAATGAATGGGAAGGTATCGTGGTCTACGGTGCAGTACGCCAGGTGGACGATCTGGAAGAGCTGGACATCGGTATTCAGGCCATGGCCGCGATCCCGGTGGGAGCCACCAGTGAAGGGATCGGCGAGAGTGATATCCGCGTCAACTTCGGCGGTGTTACCTTCTTTTCCGGCGATCACCTCTATGCCGATAATACCGGTATCATTCTTTCCGAAGATCCTCTTGATATCGAGTAA
- a CDS encoding 1,4-dihydroxy-2-naphthoate polyprenyltransferase codes for MSSSTSTTTAKAWLESLRPRTLPLAFASIVVGSTIAFWQGSFKLDVALLALLTAGLLQILSNLANDYGDAVKGSDKEDRIGPLRGMQKGVITQAQMKRALVLTVILIAISGCWLIAVACEKPSDVVGFLVLGGLAIIAAITYTVGNKPYGYLGLGDISVLVFFGWLSVAGSHYLQTHTFDSIVMLPATACGLLAAAVLNINNLRDIESDRVNGKNTLAVRLGPQKARYYHAALLIAAVVCFALFTLLNLHSPWGWLFVLAIPLLFRHGVRVLHDPTAIGMRPLLEQMVKAALLINLLFAISMILS; via the coding sequence ATGAGCTCATCAACTTCTACCACCACAGCCAAAGCCTGGCTGGAAAGTTTACGGCCGCGCACCCTACCGTTGGCATTTGCCTCCATCGTTGTGGGTTCCACTATCGCCTTCTGGCAAGGCAGTTTCAAATTGGATGTGGCACTGTTGGCATTGCTGACCGCTGGCCTGTTGCAGATCCTCTCCAATCTGGCCAATGACTACGGCGACGCGGTAAAAGGCAGTGATAAGGAAGACCGCATCGGCCCACTGCGCGGCATGCAGAAAGGGGTGATCACTCAGGCACAGATGAAACGGGCGTTGGTGCTGACGGTGATCCTGATTGCCATTTCCGGTTGCTGGTTGATTGCTGTCGCATGTGAGAAACCCAGTGACGTGGTGGGTTTTCTGGTGCTGGGCGGATTGGCAATTATCGCCGCCATTACCTACACCGTCGGTAATAAACCCTATGGCTACCTGGGCTTAGGGGATATTTCGGTTCTGGTGTTTTTTGGCTGGCTCAGCGTTGCAGGCTCACACTATCTGCAAACTCATACCTTCGATAGCATCGTCATGCTGCCAGCCACTGCCTGTGGCTTATTGGCAGCGGCAGTGCTCAACATCAATAACCTGCGCGATATCGAAAGCGATCGCGTCAACGGCAAAAACACTCTGGCAGTTCGCCTCGGGCCACAGAAAGCACGCTACTATCATGCCGCCTTGTTGATTGCCGCCGTGGTATGCTTCGCCTTGTTTACCCTGCTCAACCTGCACAGCCCGTGGGGTTGGCTGTTTGTGCTAGCCATACCACTACTGTTTCGCCACGGTGTACGCGTGCTGCACGATCCCACCGCCATTGGTATGCGTCCGTTGCTGGAACAGATGGTGAAGGCCGCCTTGCTGATTAACCTGTTGTTTGCCATCAGCATGATACTGAGTTAA
- the hslU gene encoding HslU--HslV peptidase ATPase subunit produces the protein MSEMTPREIVSELDSYIIGQNKAKRAVAIALRNRWRRMQLNEMLRHEVTPKNILMIGPTGVGKTEIARRLAKLANAPFIKVEATKFTEVGYVGKEVDSIIRDLTDAAVKMVRLQSIEKNRNRAEEMAEERILDVLIPPAKNNWGQPEEQQEPSTARQAFRKKLREGQLDDKEIEIDLAAAPMGVEIMAPPGMEEMTNQLQSMFQNLGGQKQKPRKLKIKEAFKLLVEEEAAKLVNPEELKEQAVEAVEQHGIVFIDEIDKICKRGGQSSGPDVSREGVQRDLLPLVEGCTVSTKHGMVKTDHILFIASGAFQTASPADLIPELQGRLPIRVELQALTTEDFERILTEPSASLTEQYKALMGTEGVTINFTAEGIRRIAEAAWQVNESTENIGARRLHTVLERLMEDISYDASEINGQSITIDADYVRNHLDELVADEDLSRFIL, from the coding sequence ATGTCTGAAATGACCCCGCGCGAGATTGTCAGCGAACTGGACAGCTACATCATTGGCCAGAACAAAGCCAAACGGGCTGTTGCCATTGCCCTGCGCAACCGCTGGCGCCGGATGCAGCTCAACGAGATGCTGCGTCACGAAGTCACCCCAAAAAATATTCTGATGATTGGCCCGACCGGCGTTGGTAAAACTGAAATCGCCCGCCGTCTGGCGAAGCTGGCCAATGCCCCCTTTATCAAAGTGGAAGCCACCAAGTTCACCGAAGTGGGCTACGTGGGGAAGGAAGTCGACTCCATCATCCGTGATCTCACCGACGCTGCGGTGAAAATGGTGCGCTTGCAGTCAATCGAAAAAAACCGTAACCGCGCCGAAGAAATGGCCGAAGAACGCATTCTTGATGTCTTGATCCCACCGGCTAAAAACAACTGGGGCCAGCCAGAAGAACAGCAGGAACCTTCTACTGCACGCCAGGCATTCCGCAAGAAACTGCGTGAAGGCCAGTTGGACGATAAAGAAATCGAAATCGATCTGGCCGCAGCACCGATGGGCGTAGAAATCATGGCTCCGCCTGGCATGGAAGAGATGACCAACCAGTTGCAATCCATGTTCCAAAACCTCGGCGGGCAAAAGCAGAAACCACGCAAACTGAAGATCAAAGAGGCCTTCAAACTGCTGGTGGAAGAAGAAGCCGCCAAACTGGTGAACCCGGAAGAGTTGAAAGAACAGGCCGTGGAAGCCGTTGAACAACACGGCATCGTGTTTATCGATGAAATCGATAAAATCTGTAAGCGTGGCGGCCAAAGTTCCGGCCCGGATGTTTCCCGCGAAGGTGTGCAGCGTGATCTGCTGCCGCTGGTAGAAGGCTGTACGGTGTCCACCAAGCACGGCATGGTGAAAACCGATCATATCCTGTTTATCGCTTCCGGTGCTTTCCAAACCGCCAGCCCTGCCGATCTGATCCCGGAATTACAGGGCCGTTTGCCGATCCGCGTTGAGCTGCAAGCACTGACCACGGAAGATTTCGAGCGCATTCTGACCGAACCCAGTGCCTCGCTGACCGAGCAGTATAAAGCGCTGATGGGAACCGAAGGCGTGACGATCAACTTCACCGCTGAGGGGATCCGCCGCATCGCCGAAGCCGCCTGGCAGGTTAACGAAAGCACCGAAAATATCGGAGCCCGCCGCCTGCATACCGTGCTGGAGCGCCTGATGGAAGATATTTCCTACGATGCGAGTGAAATTAACGGTCAATCCATTACAATTGACGCAGATTATGTGCGCAATCACCTGGATGAACTGGTCGCGGATGAAGATCTGAGCCGTTTTATCTTATAA
- the hslV gene encoding ATP-dependent protease subunit HslV, with amino-acid sequence MTTIVSVRRNGQVVIGGDGQATLGNTVMKGNVKKVRRLYNDKVIAGFAGGTADAFTLFELFERKLEMHQGHLVKAAVELAKDWRTDRMLRKLEALLAVADENASLIITGNGDVVQPENDLIAIGSGGPYAQSAARALLENTELSAREIVEKSLNIAGDICIYTNHFHTIEALPSKA; translated from the coding sequence GTGACAACAATTGTAAGCGTACGCCGCAACGGCCAGGTAGTGATCGGTGGCGATGGCCAGGCCACACTGGGCAATACGGTCATGAAAGGCAACGTCAAGAAAGTCCGTCGCCTGTATAACGATAAAGTGATTGCCGGTTTTGCCGGAGGTACGGCTGACGCTTTCACCCTGTTTGAACTGTTTGAGCGCAAGTTGGAGATGCATCAAGGACATTTGGTGAAAGCCGCCGTTGAGTTGGCAAAAGACTGGCGAACCGACCGCATGTTGCGCAAACTTGAAGCACTGCTGGCCGTCGCCGATGAAAACGCATCATTGATCATCACAGGTAACGGTGACGTTGTTCAGCCAGAAAATGATTTGATCGCGATCGGCTCCGGCGGCCCTTACGCCCAATCAGCTGCTCGTGCGTTGTTGGAAAATACCGAACTGAGCGCCCGCGAAATCGTTGAGAAATCCCTCAACATCGCCGGTGATATCTGTATTTACACCAACCATTTCCACACCATTGAAGCATTGCCTTCCAAAGCGTAA
- the ftsN gene encoding cell division protein FtsN, whose amino-acid sequence MAQRDYVSRGRSGAARRKTTNRKRSSPKVSKTVVALAVALLVVFIGGLYFITHNKPDDAPLLPTPGTHPSNGLPPKPEERWRYIKELENRQIGVQSPTEPRAGGEINIKTDLTDEQRQLLEQMQADMQQRPTQLSEVPANDPAQLRNNARQQQMQQQQPLQQQVSPPRNPFNNGTQSVQQQPQQSVQQPKSQVVTPPVQTRVPEPKPQPKPEIKQETAKQETKPEQKQKWMVQCGSFRATDQAESVRAQLAFEGIESRITSGGGWNRVVLGPYNSRAAADQTLTRLKGSGMSSCIPLAVGG is encoded by the coding sequence GTGGCACAGAGAGACTATGTAAGCCGTGGGCGCTCAGGAGCAGCACGGCGTAAGACCACCAACCGTAAACGCAGTTCTCCGAAGGTATCCAAAACCGTGGTGGCGCTAGCCGTTGCTCTTCTGGTTGTCTTTATCGGTGGCCTCTATTTCATCACACACAACAAGCCGGATGATGCACCACTGCTGCCTACTCCCGGTACTCACCCGAGTAACGGCCTGCCGCCGAAGCCGGAAGAACGTTGGCGCTATATCAAAGAGCTGGAAAACCGCCAGATTGGCGTGCAATCACCCACTGAGCCCAGGGCCGGGGGCGAGATTAATATCAAAACCGATCTCACCGACGAACAGCGCCAGTTGCTGGAACAGATGCAGGCTGACATGCAGCAGCGCCCGACGCAGTTGTCTGAAGTACCTGCTAACGATCCGGCGCAGCTACGCAACAATGCTCGTCAACAGCAGATGCAACAGCAACAACCGCTGCAACAACAGGTTAGCCCGCCACGTAATCCGTTCAACAACGGTACACAGTCGGTACAACAGCAACCTCAGCAATCCGTACAGCAGCCGAAATCACAGGTGGTCACCCCACCCGTGCAAACACGAGTACCAGAACCGAAACCGCAGCCAAAACCAGAGATAAAACAGGAAACGGCCAAGCAGGAAACCAAACCTGAGCAAAAACAAAAATGGATGGTGCAATGCGGTTCGTTCCGTGCCACCGATCAGGCCGAATCAGTGCGCGCGCAGTTGGCATTTGAAGGCATTGAAAGCCGCATAACTTCAGGAGGCGGTTGGAACCGCGTGGTATTAGGCCCCTATAACAGCCGGGCTGCTGCCGACCAAACGCTGACACGCCTGAAAGGCTCCGGCATGTCAAGTTGCATTCCCCTTGCCGTTGGGGGTTGA